Proteins encoded in a region of the Synechococcus sp. BIOS-U3-1 genome:
- a CDS encoding DUF3143 domain-containing protein, which yields MASLPSANTPLNQHSLRALEQWLQALGATRSDDDPCDWIWEQAAWSAVLRLDQQDLGVTWTSERPPRSCSYPYGLTREDVEAALRLGP from the coding sequence ATGGCATCACTTCCCTCAGCGAACACGCCGCTCAACCAGCATTCCCTGCGGGCACTTGAGCAGTGGTTGCAGGCGCTGGGCGCTACCCGCAGTGATGATGATCCCTGCGATTGGATCTGGGAGCAGGCTGCCTGGAGTGCGGTCCTACGACTCGATCAGCAGGATCTCGGAGTGACCTGGACTTCGGAACGGCCACCCCGCTCCTGTTCCTACCCCTATGGCCTGACCCGAGAGGATGTGGAGGCTGCACTTCGTCTCGGTCCCTGA
- a CDS encoding J domain-containing protein, whose amino-acid sequence MAPQAQNITYYERLGVSRSADADSLRQAFRRLSKAVHPDTTRLPAQDAARQFRLLREAYEQLADPRCRRLYDAALRAREATEQPVIPSLPVPHAIGQRRPLSGGEWLSLLLLLGSLLLCLLLGVGVAWSRGLELQVQPSWLVEEQTQLTDAQPGDSDGITSLSEHAAQPAFPAGT is encoded by the coding sequence ATGGCCCCTCAGGCTCAGAACATCACCTACTACGAGCGTCTGGGTGTCTCTCGCAGTGCGGATGCGGATTCGTTGCGTCAGGCCTTCCGTCGTTTGAGCAAGGCGGTGCATCCAGACACGACCCGTTTGCCGGCACAGGATGCGGCTCGTCAGTTTCGGCTTCTCCGAGAAGCGTATGAGCAGCTCGCTGATCCACGTTGCCGTCGCTTGTATGACGCAGCTTTGCGGGCGAGAGAAGCGACAGAGCAGCCCGTGATTCCTTCTTTGCCGGTGCCGCATGCAATTGGTCAGCGTCGTCCGCTCTCCGGCGGTGAGTGGTTGTCGTTGCTGTTGCTGCTGGGGTCTCTGTTGCTCTGTCTGCTGCTTGGCGTGGGTGTGGCCTGGAGCCGAGGACTTGAACTGCAGGTGCAGCCGAGTTGGCTGGTGGAGGAGCAGACTCAGCTCACTGATGCGCAACCCGGTGATTCCGATGGCATCACTTCCCTCAGCGAACACGCCGCTCAACCAGCATTCCCTGCGGGCACTTGA
- the rsmG gene encoding 16S rRNA (guanine(527)-N(7))-methyltransferase RsmG: MPDTSPFANPSSELWSLLGWSPDVGQLRQFIDLQQLLQDWNSRVNLTRLVQGEDFWITQVLDSLWPLLPELMTPDTPRRCIDVGTGGGFPGLAIAIALPGAEVTLVDSVGRKTAAVAAMAKSLGFGDRVLVRTERVERTGQDPGCRGTFDLAMARAVGAAPVVAEYLVPLLRSSGEGLLYRGRWNDTDDMELQSALKLLKARSLRLQRMELPSDRGARTLIRIGPETATPRTYPRITGMPSKMPLGAQDDDNRS; the protein is encoded by the coding sequence ATGCCGGATACATCGCCGTTCGCCAATCCCTCATCCGAGCTCTGGTCATTGCTCGGATGGAGTCCTGATGTTGGACAGCTGAGGCAGTTCATTGACCTGCAACAGCTGCTTCAAGACTGGAACAGCCGCGTCAATCTCACCCGATTGGTGCAGGGTGAAGATTTCTGGATCACTCAGGTTCTCGACAGCCTCTGGCCTCTGTTGCCTGAGCTGATGACCCCAGACACTCCACGCCGCTGCATCGATGTGGGTACGGGCGGAGGATTCCCTGGGCTGGCGATAGCCATTGCGCTCCCAGGCGCTGAGGTGACCCTTGTGGATTCAGTGGGACGCAAGACCGCTGCTGTCGCTGCAATGGCGAAGTCGCTGGGTTTCGGCGATCGGGTGCTGGTCCGCACGGAACGGGTCGAACGCACTGGTCAGGATCCAGGCTGTCGAGGGACTTTTGATCTTGCGATGGCACGCGCCGTTGGCGCAGCTCCTGTGGTGGCGGAATACCTCGTGCCGTTGTTGCGCAGCAGCGGAGAGGGCTTGCTGTATCGCGGTCGCTGGAACGACACGGATGACATGGAGCTTCAATCAGCACTGAAGCTGCTGAAAGCTCGCTCCCTCAGGCTGCAACGCATGGAACTGCCATCCGACAGAGGAGCTCGCACATTGATCAGGATTGGGCCCGAAACCGCAACACCCAGGACTTATCCACGCATCACAGGCATGCCCAGCAAAATGCCGTTAGGAGCTCAAGACGATGACAACCGTTCCTGA
- a CDS encoding aldo/keto reductase: protein MGSSRLPTRRFGRTEISMPVLSLGGMRFQQSWSDLEADAITAQSQRLLQSTLERAVQTGFHHVETARHYGSSERQLGWALPDCPDSSRILQTKVPPQSDSALFEADLEVSFSRLDVDRVDLLSIHGINLHTHLDQTVRPGGCLDVVRRWQAEGRIGHVGFSTHGDTALIVDAIETGVFDYVNLHWYFIRQENEPAIAAASLQDMGVFIISPTDKGGHLHTPGPRLLELTDPLHPIVFNDLFCLRDPRVHTLSVGAARPQDLDLHLQAVSLLDQAAELVAPIESRLRLAECDALGSSWLTSWRQGLPEWQDTPGEINLPMLLWLHNLLEAWDLEGFVKARYGLLGRAGHWFPGANADALDASVSEELLLSVLNDSPWKERIPSLLRSLRERAGGSPQERLSSS from the coding sequence ATGGGGAGTTCCCGTCTGCCAACCCGTCGCTTTGGGCGCACCGAGATTTCAATGCCAGTGCTGTCACTGGGTGGCATGCGCTTTCAGCAGAGCTGGAGTGATCTTGAGGCAGACGCGATCACAGCTCAATCCCAGCGGTTGTTGCAGAGCACGCTGGAACGTGCAGTTCAGACGGGCTTCCATCACGTGGAAACCGCTCGCCACTACGGCAGCTCAGAGCGACAGCTGGGCTGGGCACTGCCAGATTGCCCCGATTCCTCACGAATCCTGCAGACCAAGGTTCCACCTCAGTCAGATTCGGCGCTTTTTGAAGCTGATCTCGAAGTGTCCTTCAGCCGTCTTGATGTGGATCGTGTGGATCTGCTCTCGATCCATGGCATTAATCTCCACACCCATCTCGATCAGACGGTCCGACCCGGTGGCTGCCTTGATGTGGTGCGTCGCTGGCAGGCCGAAGGACGGATCGGTCATGTGGGCTTTTCCACGCATGGAGACACTGCCTTAATTGTCGATGCCATCGAAACGGGTGTTTTCGATTACGTGAACCTGCATTGGTACTTCATCCGTCAGGAGAACGAGCCGGCAATCGCAGCAGCCAGTCTTCAGGACATGGGTGTGTTCATCATTAGTCCCACCGATAAAGGTGGGCACCTGCACACCCCCGGTCCACGCCTGCTGGAGCTCACAGATCCCTTACATCCGATTGTGTTCAACGATCTGTTCTGCCTCCGGGATCCACGGGTGCACACCCTGAGCGTCGGTGCGGCTCGTCCTCAAGACCTTGATCTGCATCTTCAGGCGGTTTCCTTGCTGGATCAAGCCGCGGAGTTGGTGGCACCGATCGAATCCCGACTCCGTCTGGCGGAATGTGATGCCCTCGGCTCCTCATGGCTGACAAGCTGGAGACAGGGATTGCCTGAATGGCAAGACACGCCAGGGGAGATCAACTTGCCAATGCTCCTTTGGCTGCACAATTTGCTTGAGGCATGGGATTTAGAGGGCTTCGTCAAGGCGCGTTATGGCCTGCTCGGTCGTGCCGGTCATTGGTTCCCAGGAGCCAATGCCGATGCGTTGGATGCCAGCGTGAGTGAAGAGCTGCTGTTGTCGGTTCTTAATGACAGCCCCTGGAAAGAGCGTATTCCTAGCCTTCTGCGCAGCTTGCGTGAGCGGGCGGGTGGTTCTCCTCAGGAACGGTTGTCATCGTCTTGA
- a CDS encoding ferredoxin: MIDPAAAAYLAASFDQDERTGLEPVLGGRLQPKAVWVDEAACIGCRYCAHVATNTFVIEPHLGRSRAIRQDGDSTDCIQEAIETCPVDCIHWVAFNDLAGLKSQLDAQELLPMGVPSPARPRRHLPRNTHHG; encoded by the coding sequence GTGATTGATCCAGCGGCTGCCGCCTACCTTGCAGCGTCCTTTGATCAGGACGAGCGGACAGGGTTGGAACCTGTTCTTGGAGGCAGACTCCAGCCAAAGGCAGTCTGGGTGGATGAAGCGGCCTGTATTGGTTGCCGCTACTGCGCTCATGTGGCCACCAACACCTTTGTGATTGAGCCTCACCTCGGTCGCTCTAGGGCCATTCGTCAGGATGGCGATTCCACTGATTGCATCCAGGAAGCCATCGAGACCTGTCCAGTGGACTGCATCCATTGGGTCGCGTTCAATGATTTGGCGGGGCTCAAGAGTCAGCTGGATGCCCAGGAACTGCTCCCGATGGGTGTGCCGTCGCCGGCTCGACCACGTCGACACCTTCCTCGTAACACCCATCACGGCTGA
- a CDS encoding DUF1257 domain-containing protein: MSHFSTVKTELRQLAPLRGALEDLGYTPGDSQQTVRGYKGQTVEAELTVAVDGGADFGFRWNESNHSYEFVTDLDLWRQPVPVERFLSRLTQRYALRSVLEATRHEGFDVTEQRDCQDGSIELVVTRWDS, translated from the coding sequence ATGTCCCATTTCAGTACCGTTAAAACAGAACTCCGTCAGTTGGCTCCGCTGCGTGGAGCCCTTGAGGATCTGGGGTATACGCCCGGCGACAGCCAACAGACTGTGCGTGGGTATAAGGGGCAGACCGTCGAAGCCGAGCTGACGGTTGCCGTTGATGGTGGTGCCGATTTCGGGTTCCGCTGGAATGAATCCAATCACTCGTATGAATTCGTGACCGATCTGGATCTCTGGCGTCAGCCTGTTCCAGTTGAGCGTTTCCTGTCTCGTCTGACCCAGCGCTATGCACTGAGGTCGGTGCTTGAAGCCACTCGTCACGAAGGATTTGATGTCACCGAGCAGCGTGATTGCCAGGATGGATCCATTGAGCTGGTGGTGACCCGTTGGGACTCCTGA
- a CDS encoding DUF2997 domain-containing protein produces the protein MPQRTVRFRIRPDGRVEERVEGVTGDACLQLTDRLEAALGTVERRQPTSEAFTSTQPVTQSQSVEPS, from the coding sequence ATGCCTCAGCGCACAGTGCGATTTCGCATTCGCCCCGACGGTCGTGTTGAGGAGCGAGTTGAAGGTGTCACCGGTGACGCCTGTCTGCAACTCACCGATCGTCTTGAAGCAGCGCTAGGCACTGTCGAACGGCGCCAGCCAACTTCTGAGGCTTTCACCTCAACCCAGCCCGTCACTCAGTCCCAGTCCGTCGAGCCCTCCTGA
- a CDS encoding HEAT repeat domain-containing protein: protein MGDSSSIQNEDLMAELAIDPDVLARELAAELMGDPLDEIAPDDPEGDALAAVRACDEGLEWLKQGHDQRLQGLRVFCEYRDPRAVPLLLPLLDETCPVVRMSAVYALGRNPSLQAVEALLRLLQLDSNAYVRKATAWSLGNYQDAPVLNPLIRALQVDVASVRLWASVSLAEAGCTSAVKADLAAGQLLLSLRIDSEPVVRSNCIWALGRLHDQLVKPRQDEMVEAFVAALLQDRETTVRDEARTALEQLDNPELVDRLQTLLDEGLLI from the coding sequence ATGGGCGATTCATCCAGTATCCAGAACGAGGACCTCATGGCTGAGCTGGCCATCGATCCTGATGTGCTGGCCCGTGAACTTGCCGCAGAGCTCATGGGTGATCCTCTTGATGAGATTGCTCCGGATGATCCTGAAGGTGATGCCCTGGCGGCAGTCCGAGCCTGCGATGAAGGCCTTGAATGGCTCAAGCAGGGACATGATCAGCGCCTTCAGGGGTTGAGGGTTTTTTGTGAATATCGCGACCCCCGCGCAGTCCCCCTGCTCTTGCCACTGCTCGATGAAACCTGTCCAGTGGTGAGGATGAGCGCTGTTTATGCACTTGGTCGGAACCCTTCACTGCAGGCTGTGGAAGCTCTGCTGCGTCTTCTTCAGCTCGACAGCAACGCTTATGTGCGTAAGGCCACGGCCTGGAGTCTCGGTAATTATCAGGATGCGCCTGTGCTCAATCCATTGATCAGGGCCTTGCAGGTCGATGTTGCATCTGTGCGTCTTTGGGCGTCGGTGTCACTTGCTGAGGCCGGATGTACCTCTGCGGTGAAGGCAGATCTCGCGGCTGGTCAGCTGCTGCTGAGCCTGCGGATTGACAGTGAGCCTGTCGTACGGAGCAACTGCATCTGGGCTTTGGGACGACTGCATGATCAGCTTGTCAAGCCTCGCCAGGATGAGATGGTTGAGGCCTTTGTGGCAGCTCTGCTCCAGGATCGTGAGACGACGGTGCGTGATGAAGCTCGCACTGCTCTTGAGCAACTCGATAATCCCGAGCTCGTGGATCGTCTCCAGACTTTGCTGGATGAAGGTCTGTTGATCTGA
- a CDS encoding sodium:solute symporter family protein, with protein sequence MAPIDWTILIVYLAVTLALGLWLARRNRGEDDYFVAGRRLSGWLAGASMAATTFSIDTPLYVAGIVGTRGLAANWEWWGFGLAHVAMAVVFAPLWRRSGVLTDAAFTELRYGGPTAAWLRGIKAFLLALPVNCIGIGYAFLAMRKVVEALGVVSDKPIQAAGGLSDTLVLLIIVAALVLAYTVAGGLWAVVITDFVQLLLALLGAGAVAWAAVHAAGGMDSLLAQLDALGRPELLSIVPWRWGSDGFDWIGGAGISASTFLAYLTVQWWSFRRSDGGGEFIQRMLATKDEQQARLAGWVFLVVNYLLRSWLWVIVALAAMVLLPDQADWELSYPTLAVQLLPPVVLGLVVVSLVAAFMSTVSTSVNWGASYLTHDLYQRFLRPNASQRELLLVGQLTSVLLLVLGVFTALISDSIGTVFRLVIAIGTGPGVVLVLRWFWWRINAAAELAAMLCGFVVGLVTSVVPLLQIADYGERLMITTGLTAVVWITVMLLTPPESPAVLERFVLKVRPPGPGWSRWRHALDATASESLSDLIARFLLSSGLLFGALLGSGAFLLHQQLLGWLGLVVAVVSLMLLRKTGRSIASV encoded by the coding sequence ATGGCTCCGATCGACTGGACCATTCTGATCGTGTATTTGGCCGTCACGCTGGCCCTTGGTCTTTGGCTGGCGCGACGCAATCGCGGTGAGGACGATTATTTCGTGGCTGGCCGCCGGCTCAGCGGCTGGCTTGCTGGCGCGTCGATGGCGGCCACGACTTTTTCGATTGATACCCCTCTTTATGTCGCGGGGATCGTGGGCACGCGCGGCCTCGCAGCGAACTGGGAGTGGTGGGGTTTTGGCTTGGCACACGTGGCGATGGCCGTGGTGTTCGCCCCGTTATGGCGGCGTAGTGGCGTACTCACCGATGCCGCTTTCACGGAGCTGCGCTACGGCGGCCCTACCGCTGCCTGGCTGCGAGGTATCAAGGCCTTTCTGCTGGCGTTACCGGTGAACTGCATCGGCATTGGCTACGCCTTCCTCGCCATGCGCAAGGTGGTGGAAGCCTTAGGCGTCGTTTCCGACAAGCCCATACAGGCAGCCGGTGGCCTCTCAGACACGTTGGTTCTGCTGATTATCGTGGCTGCACTGGTGCTCGCTTATACCGTTGCCGGTGGACTGTGGGCGGTGGTGATCACTGACTTCGTCCAGCTCCTGCTGGCGCTGCTCGGGGCAGGCGCTGTGGCCTGGGCTGCTGTTCATGCGGCCGGGGGAATGGACTCACTGCTGGCTCAGCTGGATGCGCTGGGCCGCCCTGAACTGTTGTCGATTGTGCCCTGGCGCTGGGGCTCCGATGGTTTCGACTGGATCGGTGGTGCTGGGATTAGTGCTTCCACTTTTTTGGCTTACCTCACCGTGCAGTGGTGGAGCTTCCGTCGCAGTGATGGCGGTGGCGAATTCATTCAGCGGATGCTGGCTACGAAGGATGAACAGCAGGCGCGGCTCGCTGGCTGGGTGTTCTTGGTGGTCAACTACCTGCTGCGCAGCTGGCTCTGGGTGATTGTGGCCCTGGCTGCCATGGTGCTGCTTCCTGACCAGGCCGACTGGGAACTCAGCTACCCGACACTTGCGGTTCAGCTTCTGCCCCCTGTGGTGCTCGGACTGGTAGTGGTCTCCCTGGTGGCTGCCTTCATGAGCACCGTGAGCACATCCGTGAACTGGGGAGCCAGCTACCTCACTCACGATCTGTATCAACGCTTCCTGCGGCCGAATGCCTCTCAGCGGGAGCTTCTGTTGGTGGGTCAGCTCACGAGTGTGTTGTTGCTCGTGCTTGGCGTATTTACCGCGCTGATCAGCGACAGCATCGGCACGGTGTTCCGGCTTGTGATCGCCATCGGCACTGGTCCAGGTGTGGTTCTCGTTCTGCGCTGGTTCTGGTGGCGGATCAATGCTGCAGCGGAGCTGGCCGCCATGCTCTGCGGCTTCGTAGTGGGTCTAGTGACTTCGGTGGTTCCTTTGCTTCAGATCGCTGACTACGGAGAACGACTGATGATCACCACAGGCCTCACGGCCGTGGTTTGGATCACGGTGATGTTGCTGACTCCTCCGGAGTCCCCCGCCGTTCTGGAACGGTTCGTGTTGAAGGTCCGTCCTCCTGGACCTGGCTGGAGCCGCTGGCGTCATGCACTTGATGCGACCGCTTCGGAATCCCTTTCAGACCTGATTGCTCGTTTCCTATTGAGTTCCGGACTGCTGTTCGGAGCTCTGCTGGGATCAGGAGCATTCCTGTTGCATCAGCAGCTGCTGGGTTGGCTCGGCCTGGTTGTGGCAGTGGTTTCTCTGATGCTGCTGCGCAAGACAGGACGATCGATTGCTTCGGTCTGA
- the rlmN gene encoding 23S rRNA (adenine(2503)-C(2))-methyltransferase RlmN: MSKALLGCSAAELQDWVVSQGQKAFRGRQLHDWLYSKGAHSLDDITVLPKAWRATLSDQGVSIGRLKEVHRSVASDATTKLLLATDDGETIETVGIPTDQRLTICVSSQVGCPMACRFCATGKDGLQRSLRTHEIVDQVLSVREVMDRRPSHIVFMGMGEPLLNSRAVLEAIRCLSDDLGIGQRRITVSTVGVPKTLPQLAELAIETLGRAQFTLAVSLHAPNQQLREDLIPTAKAYPYDALLNDCRHYLEVTGRRVSFEYILLGELNDRPEHAEELADRVGGFQSHVNLIAYNPIEEEEFQRPSRERIEGFRRVLERRGVAVSLRSSRGLDQDAACGQLRRSRQR, encoded by the coding sequence GTGAGTAAAGCTCTGCTCGGTTGCAGCGCAGCCGAGCTCCAGGACTGGGTGGTGTCCCAGGGGCAGAAGGCCTTTCGCGGGCGTCAGCTCCACGATTGGCTTTATTCCAAGGGTGCGCACTCCCTGGATGACATCACTGTTCTGCCCAAGGCTTGGCGAGCCACGCTTAGCGATCAGGGGGTGAGCATTGGCCGCCTGAAAGAGGTGCATCGCTCCGTGGCTTCCGATGCAACCACCAAGTTGCTGCTGGCTACTGATGACGGTGAAACCATAGAAACTGTGGGCATTCCCACGGATCAACGTCTGACTATCTGTGTGTCCAGCCAGGTGGGTTGTCCGATGGCCTGCCGTTTTTGTGCCACAGGAAAAGATGGGCTGCAGCGCTCACTGCGAACCCATGAGATCGTCGATCAGGTGCTCAGTGTGCGAGAGGTGATGGATCGCCGCCCCTCTCACATCGTGTTTATGGGGATGGGCGAACCACTGCTCAACAGCCGTGCCGTCCTGGAAGCGATCCGTTGCCTCAGTGATGATTTGGGCATCGGCCAGCGCCGGATCACCGTGAGCACCGTTGGCGTGCCAAAAACCTTGCCTCAGCTTGCTGAGCTGGCTATTGAAACTCTTGGTAGAGCTCAATTCACCCTGGCGGTCAGTCTGCACGCACCCAATCAGCAGCTGCGGGAAGATCTCATCCCCACCGCCAAGGCCTACCCCTACGACGCTTTGCTCAATGACTGTCGCCACTATTTGGAGGTTACCGGCCGCCGGGTGAGCTTCGAGTACATCCTGCTTGGAGAACTCAATGACCGTCCGGAGCATGCCGAGGAACTGGCCGACCGGGTTGGCGGCTTTCAGAGTCACGTCAATCTGATTGCCTATAACCCGATTGAGGAAGAAGAGTTTCAGCGTCCATCACGTGAACGGATCGAGGGATTTCGTCGCGTGCTGGAACGGCGCGGTGTGGCCGTCAGCTTGCGCTCCAGCAGAGGTCTTGATCAGGATGCGGCTTGTGGTCAGCTGAGACGATCGCGACAGCGGTAA
- a CDS encoding high light inducible protein, translating to MLEPTTIPVRRLPRYGFHTHTERLNGRMAMLGFIALLAVEIKLGHGLLIW from the coding sequence ATGCTTGAACCCACCACGATTCCTGTTCGTCGCCTGCCTCGGTATGGGTTTCACACTCACACCGAGCGCCTGAATGGACGCATGGCCATGCTCGGATTCATCGCCTTGCTTGCGGTGGAAATCAAGCTTGGACACGGTCTTCTGATCTGGTGA